A genomic region of Sciurus carolinensis chromosome 7, mSciCar1.2, whole genome shotgun sequence contains the following coding sequences:
- the Ptp4a1 gene encoding protein tyrosine phosphatase type IVA 1 isoform X1, producing MARMNRPAPVEVTYKNMRFLITHNPTNATLNKFIEELKKYGVTTIVRVCEATYDTTLVEKEGIHVLDWPFDDGAPPSNQIVDDWLSLVKIKFREEPGCCIAVHCVAGLGRAPVLVALALIEGGMKYEDAVQFIRQKRRGAFNSKQLLYLEKYRPKMRLRFKDSNGHRNNCCIQ from the exons ATGGCTCGAATGAACCGCCCTGCTCCTGTGGAAGTCACATATAAGAACATGAGATTTCTTATTACACACAATCCAACCAATGCAACCTTAAACAAATTTATAGAG GAACTTAAGAAGTATGGTGTTACCACAATAGTAAGAGTATGTGAGGCAACCTATGACACTACTCTTGTGGAAAAAGAAGGCATCCATGTTCTT GATTGGCCTTTTGATGATGGTGCACCACCGTCCAACCAAATTGTCGATGACTGGTTAAGTCTTGTAAAAATTAAGTTTCGTGAAGAACCTGGTTGTTGTATTGCTGTTCATTGTGTTGCAGGCCTTGGGAG AGCTCCAGTGCTTGTTGCCCTGGCATTGATTGAAGGCGGAATGAAATACGAAGATGCAGTACAATTCATAAGACA AAAGCGGCGTGGAGCTTTTAACAGCAAGCAACTTTTGTATTTGGAGAAGTATCGTCCTAAAATGCGGCTGCGCTTCAAAGACTCCAATGGTCATAGAAACAACTGTTGCATTCAATAA
- the LOC124989275 gene encoding translation initiation factor IF-2-like produces the protein MPQLSQLQLPAYLVRSDPQNKGMPLATRIQPEEASGRVIQAVDSLGTAVMRHKYYLMTEILGAQVPSFQHPRVPPFPLPSPALRMLRHQRFAIHQPVHTGGGRREVTSAGGGLPPPLVCRSPGSRAVIGGRPPLPPRDDHRHPLPCSRRHRRRLYRRRLGTGLVVAPLPPGLGICERPPHPAFAFVQGPVRALCDPGLRPGWSRVSGRVTVPWRPVATGYGKADARPLGLQDGGWSPEASASTSPPSARQWGPCGPTSAAGGDSFDCRSGLGGVAQKPLCDCRPCPRPLGLARRVQAQWVPWRPGAPLFSGRRVAALGAGDVARGGARAARVTAEPDTGGRGGDGVATRCGPAWGRRGGPSGNGLGPEPSELGGRRGTGAWCSHPHAARPGPEPQTKWPRRPRLKSGAARTRDCGAEKGRGRRARARTAACVERRPSGTFRELPCCPDPAQLAVLWCSWSHIYGVSEGQWRLLPGTARPLCRQVNCRNHYYSTKKPP, from the exons ATGCCACAATTGAGCCAACTGCAGTTGCCCGCGTACCTTGTAAGGAGTGACCCCCAAAATAAGGGGA TGCCTCTGGCGACAAGAATTCAACCTGAAGAAGCCTCGGGCCGTGTCATTCAGGCTGTTGACTCACTGGGTACAGCGGTCATGCgacataaatattatttgatgACGGAGATCCTAGGGGCGCAGGTGCCAAG CTTCCAGCACCCTCGAGttcctccttttccccttccctcccccgcGCTGAGGATGCTCCGGCACCAGCGTTTCGCCATTCATCAACCGGTTCACACCGGTGGCGGCCGCCGAGAGGTGACGTCCGCGGGGGGCGGACTCCCGCCCCCGCTCGTCTGCCGGAGCCCAGGATCCCGGGCCGTGATTGGCGGCCGG CCGCCGCTGCCGCCCCGCGACGACCACCGCCACCCCCTGCCCTGcagccgccgccaccgccgccgcctgTATCGCCGCCGCCTCGGGACCGGCT TAGTCGTCGCACCACTGCCTCCAGGGCTGGGAATCTGCGAGCGGCCCCCCCATCCCGCCTTCGCCTTTGTTCAGGGCCCTGTTCGCGCTCTCTGCGATCCTGGGCTGCGGCCGGGTTGGTCCCGAGTGAGCGGGCGGGTTACGGTCCCGTGGCGGCCGGTGGCCACCGGCTACGGAAAGGCGGACGCCCGGCCCTTGGGGCTGCAGGATGGCGGTTGGTCACCCGAAGCATCGGCTTCCACATCCCCTCCGAGCGCCCGGCAATGGGGACCCTGCGGCCCGACCAGCGCGGCGGGCGGAGATAGTTTCGACTGTCGCAGCGGGCTGGGCGGGGTGGCACAAAAGCCGCTTTGTGACTGCCGCCCCTGCCCTCGGCCCTTGGGCCTGGCGCGCCGGGTCCAGGCCCAGTGGGTTCCTTGGCGTCCCGGGGCCCCTTTGTTCAGCGGAAGGAGAGTGGCCGCACTGGGAGCGGGAGACGTGGCCCGGGGTGGGGCGAGGGCTGCGCGTGTCACTGCGGAGCCGGATACGGGAGGGCGCGGCGGCGACGGGGTCGCCACCAGATGTGGGCCGGCGTGGGGTAGGCGGGGCGGCCCGTCTGGTAACGGTCTCGGCCCAGAGCCCTCAGAGCTCGGGGGCCGGCGCGGGACAGGAGCCTGGTGCAGCCACCCCCATGCTGCGAGGCCGGGACCGGAGCCTCAGACAAAATGGCCCCGGCGCCCGCGCCTTAAGTCAGGCGCGGCGCGAACCCGTGATTGCGGCGCGGAGAAGGGGCGAGGCAGGCGGGCCCGGGCGCGCACCGCAGCGTGCGTCGAGCGGCGGCCATCGGGGACATTCCGGGAGCTTCCCTGCTGCCCGGACCCGGCTCAGTTAG cAGTTCTGTGGTGTTCTTGGTCACACATTTATGGAGTTTCTGAAGGGCAGTGGAGATTACTGCCAGGCACAGCACGACCTCTATGCAGACAAGTGAACTGTAGAAATCATTACTACTCCACCAAGAAGCCCCCATAA
- the Ptp4a1 gene encoding protein tyrosine phosphatase type IVA 1 isoform X2, which yields MARMNRPAPVEVTYKNMRFLITHNPTNATLNKFIEELKKYGVTTIVRVCEATYDTTLVEKEGIHVLDWPFDDGAPPSNQIVDDWLSLVKIKFREEPGCCIAVHCVAGLGRAPVLVALALIEGGMKYEDAVQFIRHGVELLTASNFCIWRSIVLKCGCASKTPMVIETTVAFNKTRAPDAIALEVELKTEPNLSYILANMLAW from the exons ATGGCTCGAATGAACCGCCCTGCTCCTGTGGAAGTCACATATAAGAACATGAGATTTCTTATTACACACAATCCAACCAATGCAACCTTAAACAAATTTATAGAG GAACTTAAGAAGTATGGTGTTACCACAATAGTAAGAGTATGTGAGGCAACCTATGACACTACTCTTGTGGAAAAAGAAGGCATCCATGTTCTT GATTGGCCTTTTGATGATGGTGCACCACCGTCCAACCAAATTGTCGATGACTGGTTAAGTCTTGTAAAAATTAAGTTTCGTGAAGAACCTGGTTGTTGTATTGCTGTTCATTGTGTTGCAGGCCTTGGGAG AGCTCCAGTGCTTGTTGCCCTGGCATTGATTGAAGGCGGAATGAAATACGAAGATGCAGTACAATTCATAAGACA CGGCGTGGAGCTTTTAACAGCAAGCAACTTTTGTATTTGGAGAAGTATCGTCCTAAAATGCGGCTGCGCTTCAAAGACTCCAATGGTCATAGAAACAACTGTTGCATTCAATAAAACTCGGGCGCCTGATGCTATTGCCTTGGAAGTGGAACTTAAGACAGAACCTAATTTGTCGTACATATTAGCCAACATGTTGGCGTGGTGA